TAATCAAATTTGAAGTTATTGTGAAAAATGGAGGCTGTTTGAAGCTAGAGAGACTAAAACAGTTTGACAAATATGGAAACTATCATGCTTGCTTTTCGCGCATCCACTCAAAAAAATTGTCTAGAATCAGTGGCCACGCAAGTTCTAGACTGTAGTTGGTCATGTCCGGGAAACTTATCTGTAATGTTTAAAAAAAATATCACATTAGATGCAAATAACGTTTGGTTAAAGAGGATGGCCATGGAGGAGGAGGAAATATAGAAATATATGAAAAGTACGTACCTCATTGCAGAATCTATAAAAACCCATCCATTGGTCCATAGTGATGACTTTGTAATCATTCTGGATCTATTCACAATGAGATGATACCATTTACAAGTGCCAAATACTTTGAAAGAAGATGTTTTGAAGACAAAAAAAAATAGTGGAGTCAAACCTTTAGGTAGTCGACAAAGTGATCAACCTGGTCACGGAATGTTGATCCTAAGACCATATCTAGGAGTTGACAAATAGTCCCAATGTCTATGCAATTTTGTCTTTCATCTGGATGGATAATAATAATGATATAATGTTATTATGTTTATGTTAAAGGTCACACAAGCACACAAAACGAAAAACACAAATCATATAATATCATGCTCATGACGGAGTAGATCGATGATTTCACCTGTCAAACAATAACGAAAGGCATAAGCATAGAAGTCTGCAAAATTCAATGGCTTTCTGACCTGAAATAACGTAGAAACATTAACGCAAGGATATATATATAGAACATGCTATTAATCAATACGAAAATAAAAATAAAAATATATCAAACCTCTTTCTCGAGCTCAGGAAGGGCTTTCTTCAATTTTTTGATAGTGTCAACCTTTAACGCCTTGAGTGCTCTTCTCCATTCAGCCTATTATAGGTGTCAAGCGAGTAAAGATCATACGAACAAAAGTAAAAACAAGAACCTAATTTTAAATATAAAGGTCAAGGGTTTGATGGAATCATGTGAAGCCATATATACACATATATTTTTTTGCAAATAATATATATACATATATATATATATATATATATATATATTGTAAAGGGGAGAACAATGCTATTACCTTTGTGAAGTAACCTTGTCTTTCAGCCTTCATTTTCCTGTAAGGAACGAGTTTAAGAAACTAAGGTATTAAGGTTATGGACTTGTGCTCGGAACTAAGAGTTACATATATATATAACAGAAGAAAATTAATAAATATTGGTGAATTGATTAGTTACCAAGCCAGCATCAAGATCTTGATATCAGTATGAGAAACTTTCAATTTGGAGCAAAGTTTCTCAATTCCTTCTGGACTGTTTGATGCAATAATTAAGAAGAAAAGTGTTAGAACCTTGTTCGTAAATTGAGTTGCATTATAAATACCAAGAAGAGGAATGTGATCATGTGTGCTTGCTTACTCAATGACACCAGAAGATGTATTGGCATACTTATTAAACAACTTATATTTTTCATCATTCTCTTTGGACGACTTTTTAGTTTTACTCGAAGCTGTACCAAACACACAAAGATTGTTGACTTACTTGCTAGATTCAACCGAGTTCAAACTTGACTATGATATAAACCCTAAGGTGATTTATGTTCTTGTTATACCTGAGGGAACAGGATCCGTGTCTGAAGAGGTAACTGTATAAGGTTTACTCCGTTTCTTCGTCGGCTTGGATGCAGTACGAGGCATCTAAACCGCAACCAAAGTGCACTTTATTTGAGATTCAGAACAGTAAATATATAAATATAAACTATATATAGAGTCTTCAGCGGGGACAAGGCGATTTGTACCAGGAAAAGAGCGACGTGAAAGCTTCTAGGTCAAGGAAGGGCAAAGCAATAGAGAAAGAGAGTAATAGCTTGTGTCGAGTTCTCTTCTCTTGGTCTTCTTCTTTTCTTTTCTTTTTTCTCTCTTGGTCTTTTTATATGTGTATGATTTTATACAATTTTTCTTTTAACGAGATAAACTAATATTTTCCTAAAGTTTTTTTTTTAACTAATATTTTCCTTTTTCTTTTTCATAAAAATCCTTTCCTTTGTCAATTTACCTTTTTTTTCTTTTTAATATCAGTTTACCAATTTTCTAAATAGTGTATTTTAATCAGATATCTCTAATTTTGTGTTATCTCAAATAATTTTCTTTTATAATCTACTTTCTAACGAAGA
This genomic interval from Brassica oleracea var. oleracea cultivar TO1000 chromosome C2, BOL, whole genome shotgun sequence contains the following:
- the LOC106326423 gene encoding DCN1-like protein 4, encoding MPRTASKPTKKRSKPYTVTSSDTDPVPSASSKTKKSSKENDEKYKLFNKYANTSSGVIDPEGIEKLCSKLKVSHTDIKILMLAWKMKAERQGYFTKAEWRRALKALKVDTIKKLKKALPELEKEVRKPLNFADFYAYAFRYCLTDERQNCIDIGTICQLLDMVLGSTFRDQVDHFVDYLKIQNDYKVITMDQWMGFYRFCNEISFPDMTNYSLELAWPLILDNFFEWMREKQA